A DNA window from Cobetia marina contains the following coding sequences:
- a CDS encoding FMN-dependent NADH-azoreductase, whose amino-acid sequence MSATPLNVLLVSSSLFGEKGNSRELASAFVDALQASGHEHQLTHHDLVERDLPHLGAAEMQAWMTPADERSAEQRKLAELSDGFLAELRAADLLVIAAPLYNLGLPTQMKAWFDRVLRAGETFRYTEKGPVGLLEGKQALVLAARGGMYAGSDLDSQTPHLTSMLGLMGITDQHFVYAEGLNMGDEQKVGALSEARTGIANYVDAL is encoded by the coding sequence ATGTCTGCCACACCGCTCAATGTTCTGCTGGTCTCATCTTCCCTGTTCGGAGAAAAAGGCAACTCTCGTGAACTGGCTTCCGCGTTCGTGGATGCCTTGCAGGCGTCCGGTCACGAGCATCAGTTGACGCATCATGATCTGGTCGAGCGCGACCTTCCGCACCTGGGCGCCGCCGAGATGCAGGCATGGATGACGCCGGCGGATGAGCGAAGCGCCGAGCAACGCAAGCTCGCCGAGCTGTCCGATGGTTTCCTGGCCGAGCTGAGAGCGGCTGACCTGCTGGTCATCGCGGCACCGCTCTACAATCTGGGCCTGCCGACCCAGATGAAGGCGTGGTTCGACCGGGTGCTGCGTGCCGGCGAGACCTTCCGCTATACCGAGAAGGGGCCGGTAGGTCTGCTGGAAGGCAAGCAGGCACTGGTGCTGGCAGCACGTGGCGGGATGTATGCGGGCAGTGACCTGGATTCCCAGACGCCGCATCTCACATCCATGCTTGGGCTGATGGGCATCACGGATCAGCACTTCGTATACGCTGAAGGCCTCAACATGGGCGATGAGCAAAAGGTGGGAGCTCTGTCAGAGGCCAGGACAGGCATCGCCAACTACGTGGATGCTCTCTGA
- the ccmB gene encoding heme exporter protein CcmB — translation MRHDPLTPLSESPVACSLGGALKATLRRDLRQALRRRSELINPLVFFALVITLFPLGISPDKALLATLAPGLLWVAALLATLLSLEGLFRQDLDDGSLEQLLLTPQPLPLLVLAKVAGHWLLTGLPLALMAPLLGVMLGLPSGAFGVLIASLALGSLSLSLIGAIGAALTVGLRRGGVLLSLIILPLYIPVLIFGAGAVQSAVTGMPSAAHLAMLGAMLALALLLAPLAIAAGLRLSING, via the coding sequence ATGAGACATGATCCTCTGACACCATTGTCCGAGTCTCCCGTTGCCTGCTCGTTGGGAGGGGCACTCAAGGCGACACTTCGACGCGACCTGCGTCAGGCGTTGCGCCGGCGCAGTGAGCTGATCAACCCGCTGGTATTCTTCGCCCTGGTGATCACGCTGTTTCCGCTGGGGATCTCGCCGGACAAGGCGTTGCTGGCGACACTGGCGCCGGGGCTGCTGTGGGTGGCGGCCTTGCTGGCCACGTTGCTGTCACTTGAGGGGCTGTTCCGGCAGGACCTCGACGACGGTAGCCTTGAGCAACTGCTGCTGACACCCCAGCCGTTGCCATTGCTGGTGCTGGCCAAGGTGGCGGGGCACTGGCTGTTGACCGGTCTGCCGTTGGCGCTGATGGCACCGCTGCTGGGCGTGATGCTGGGGCTGCCGAGCGGCGCCTTCGGGGTGCTGATCGCCTCGCTGGCGCTGGGCAGTCTGAGCCTGTCGCTGATCGGCGCGATCGGCGCGGCGCTGACGGTCGGGCTGCGGCGCGGCGGCGTGCTGCTCTCGCTGATCATCCTGCCGCTGTACATTCCCGTGCTGATCTTCGGCGCCGGCGCGGTGCAGAGCGCCGTCACCGGCATGCCCAGCGCCGCCCACCTGGCCATGCTGGGTGCGATGCTGGCGCTGGCACTGTTGCTGGCGCCGCTTGCCATCGCCGCCGGCCTGAGGTTGAGCATCAATGGCTAG
- a CDS encoding LysR family transcriptional regulator, whose amino-acid sequence MLELRHLRTLLALRDAGSLVEAAERIHLTQSALSHQLKDLEERLGTPLFIRKTRPVEFTRAGQRLLSLAEQVLPQFRMAERDIARMAGSEQGRLHMAIECHSCFQWLMPTVDRFRDHWPEIEVDIPSGHSFSPLQALGREQLDLVITANPVEMTGIQYLPLFRYEVMLAVARQHALALKGRVEPEDLREEVLIIYPVEHDRLDVFTQFLEPANISPREIRHAEMTVMMMQLVASGRGVTALPNWALAEYLTRDYVRGLPLGDGIWATLYAAVREDLLGTPWMDDFLRTARETSFEVLSGVKPA is encoded by the coding sequence ATGCTCGAACTACGCCATCTCCGCACGCTGCTGGCACTGCGTGATGCCGGCTCGCTGGTCGAGGCTGCCGAGCGCATCCACCTCACCCAGTCCGCCCTCTCACATCAACTGAAGGACCTGGAAGAGCGCCTGGGCACGCCGCTGTTCATTCGCAAGACGCGCCCGGTCGAGTTCACCCGTGCAGGGCAACGCCTGCTGTCACTGGCAGAACAGGTACTGCCGCAATTTCGCATGGCAGAGCGTGACATCGCGCGCATGGCAGGCAGTGAGCAAGGACGGCTGCATATGGCCATCGAATGCCACAGCTGCTTCCAATGGCTGATGCCGACGGTGGATCGCTTCCGGGATCACTGGCCGGAGATTGAGGTCGACATTCCTTCGGGCCATAGCTTCTCTCCCCTCCAGGCGCTGGGTCGCGAGCAGCTGGACCTGGTCATCACGGCCAATCCGGTGGAGATGACCGGTATCCAGTACCTGCCGCTGTTCCGCTACGAAGTCATGCTGGCCGTGGCACGCCAGCATGCATTGGCTCTCAAGGGCCGTGTGGAACCGGAAGACCTGCGGGAAGAAGTGCTGATCATCTACCCTGTCGAGCATGACCGACTGGACGTGTTCACCCAGTTCCTCGAGCCCGCCAACATCAGCCCTCGCGAGATCCGCCATGCCGAGATGACGGTCATGATGATGCAGCTTGTCGCCAGCGGTCGCGGCGTGACGGCACTGCCCAACTGGGCATTGGCCGAATACCTGACCCGCGATTATGTTCGTGGCCTGCCTCTGGGCGACGGAATCTGGGCGACGCTCTATGCCGCGGTGCGAGAGGATCTGTTGGGCACTCCCTGGATGGATGATTTCCTGCGCACTGCCCGCGAGACCTCCTTTGAGGTGCTCAGCGGCGTGAAGCCAGCCTGA
- a CDS encoding LexA family protein, which yields MSRLHAPHYLQRLHNLPLNDEAWQEITASDMMDIPLLGNITAGMPIEAIADCGTIAVPTRMVRRNTYALRVRGHSMINCNIHDGDIIIIERSESAENGETAVVMINQQEVTLKKLYIEKSGVRLQPANDSMAPIYLKNADIEVLGMVMGVVRGNAVTH from the coding sequence ATGTCACGTCTTCACGCTCCACACTACCTTCAGCGCCTTCACAATCTGCCGCTCAATGACGAGGCCTGGCAGGAAATCACTGCCAGCGACATGATGGATATCCCGTTGCTCGGCAACATCACCGCCGGCATGCCCATCGAAGCCATCGCCGACTGCGGCACGATCGCCGTGCCGACGCGCATGGTGCGACGCAATACCTACGCCCTGCGCGTTCGCGGCCACTCGATGATCAACTGCAACATCCATGATGGCGACATCATCATCATCGAGCGCAGTGAAAGTGCCGAGAACGGTGAGACCGCCGTGGTGATGATCAACCAGCAGGAAGTGACGCTGAAGAAGCTGTATATCGAGAAGAGCGGTGTACGCCTGCAACCGGCCAACGACAGCATGGCCCCCATCTACCTCAAGAATGCCGATATCGAAGTGCTGGGCATGGTGATGGGTGTCGTACGCGGCAACGCCGTCACTCATTGA
- a CDS encoding IMPACT family protein, which produces MSYQIPALAPEAHHEHSIEIEKSRFIAWLAHAPTPDAMTRLLEQAHLAHPNARHHCTAFIAGAPNEQNAIGFSDDGEPGGTAGRPMYQVLEGSGVGQIACVVIRYFGGIKLGTGGLARAYSRAVLDALERLPTTTFTPRTPRRLKVGFAHEADVRHWLNGYDVPVDASDYAADGVVLTAGWPQGGAQPPMEELHARLKGALEVLEDQG; this is translated from the coding sequence ATGAGCTATCAGATACCTGCACTGGCGCCAGAGGCGCATCACGAGCACAGCATCGAGATCGAGAAGAGCCGCTTCATCGCCTGGCTGGCCCACGCTCCGACACCAGACGCCATGACGCGGCTGCTGGAACAGGCGCATCTCGCCCATCCCAATGCACGCCATCACTGCACGGCATTCATCGCGGGTGCGCCGAATGAGCAGAATGCCATCGGCTTCTCCGATGACGGAGAGCCGGGCGGTACCGCCGGCAGGCCGATGTATCAGGTACTGGAAGGCAGCGGCGTGGGGCAGATCGCCTGCGTGGTGATCCGCTACTTCGGCGGCATCAAGCTGGGCACCGGTGGTCTGGCTCGCGCGTACAGTCGTGCCGTGCTCGACGCCCTCGAGCGACTGCCCACCACCACCTTCACGCCGCGTACACCCAGACGCCTCAAGGTCGGATTCGCTCATGAGGCCGACGTGCGTCACTGGCTGAACGGCTACGATGTACCGGTGGATGCCAGCGACTATGCCGCCGATGGCGTGGTGTTGACGGCCGGCTGGCCGCAAGGCGGCGCTCAGCCACCGATGGAAGAACTGCATGCGCGCCTCAAGGGCGCACTGGAAGTGCTCGAAGACCAAGGCTGA
- the ccmD gene encoding heme exporter protein CcmD, which produces MSLPDVAFSSVSEFFAMGGHALYVWSAWGLTAACLAGLVIATRLSRRAVEADIRRRLRRESARS; this is translated from the coding sequence ATGAGCTTGCCCGATGTCGCCTTCTCGAGTGTCAGCGAGTTCTTCGCCATGGGAGGGCACGCCCTCTACGTGTGGTCCGCCTGGGGGCTGACGGCGGCATGCCTCGCGGGGCTGGTGATCGCCACGCGGCTGTCCCGTCGCGCGGTGGAGGCCGATATCCGCCGCCGCCTGCGTCGGGAATCCGCCCGTTCCTGA
- the ccmA gene encoding cytochrome c biogenesis heme-transporting ATPase CcmA — MSIQPVSDEARCVPPLLAVRALGCERDERWLFQTLDFSLAAGEILQIEGPNGSGKTTLLKILSGQFHDHEGEVLWQGQPASRVRDDFLGSLLYLGHQPGIKGTLTALENLAWYQALGDAASSRNAAERRSLAWAALDAVGLAGFEDVPAQQLSAGQQRRIALARLHLTPRRLWVLDEPFTAIDSDGVQALEALLLAHAERGGSVVMTTHHRFSDVSRLRRIGLGQRAGAESREGAWA, encoded by the coding sequence ATGTCGATCCAGCCAGTCAGCGATGAAGCCCGTTGCGTGCCGCCCTTGCTGGCGGTGCGGGCGCTTGGGTGTGAGCGCGATGAGCGCTGGCTGTTCCAGACGCTCGACTTCAGCCTCGCGGCGGGCGAGATCCTGCAGATCGAAGGCCCCAATGGCAGTGGCAAGACCACCCTGCTCAAGATTCTGTCCGGGCAGTTCCATGATCACGAAGGCGAAGTGCTCTGGCAGGGGCAGCCTGCCTCGCGGGTGCGCGACGATTTTCTGGGATCTCTGCTCTATCTGGGTCACCAGCCCGGCATCAAGGGCACGCTGACGGCATTGGAGAATCTTGCCTGGTATCAGGCGCTCGGTGACGCTGCATCTTCTCGAAACGCCGCGGAGCGACGCTCGCTCGCCTGGGCAGCGCTGGACGCCGTGGGGCTTGCCGGCTTCGAGGATGTGCCGGCCCAGCAGCTGTCGGCTGGTCAGCAGCGGCGCATCGCCCTGGCGCGATTGCATCTGACACCGCGTCGACTGTGGGTGCTCGACGAGCCCTTCACCGCCATCGACAGCGATGGCGTCCAGGCGCTGGAGGCGCTGCTGCTGGCGCATGCCGAGCGGGGTGGCAGCGTGGTGATGACGACCCACCATCGCTTCTCGGATGTCTCGCGATTGCGCCGAATAGGCCTTGGGCAACGCGCTGGCGCGGAGTCGAGGGAGGGCGCCTGGGCATGA
- a CDS encoding heme ABC transporter permease has protein sequence MWPWLHRLGTPATFFAASQRWLPWLWAVAIIALVAGSAWGLAFAPADYQQGNSFRIIYVHVPAAILAQSCFMLLAACALIFLVWKIKLADMVATAAAPVGALMTAMALFSGSVWGIPTWGTWWIWDARLTSMLIQLFLYLGVIVLRGSFASRDSGSRAASILALVGMVNIPIIKYSVDWWSTLHQPATFTLSEAPPMPASMWIPLLLLVIGFYALFGALVLMRTRVEVLRRESRKQWVRDLLSPHSDSRPGQNSPAGPVSTEGDH, from the coding sequence CTGTGGCCATGGCTGCATCGCTTGGGCACACCGGCGACCTTCTTCGCGGCCAGCCAGCGCTGGCTGCCGTGGCTGTGGGCCGTGGCGATCATCGCGCTGGTGGCCGGCAGTGCCTGGGGACTGGCCTTCGCGCCGGCGGATTACCAGCAGGGCAACAGCTTCCGCATCATCTACGTGCATGTGCCGGCGGCGATTCTCGCCCAGTCCTGCTTCATGCTGCTGGCGGCATGCGCACTCATCTTCCTTGTCTGGAAGATCAAGCTGGCGGACATGGTCGCCACGGCCGCCGCCCCCGTCGGCGCCTTGATGACGGCGATGGCGCTGTTTTCCGGCTCGGTATGGGGCATTCCCACCTGGGGCACCTGGTGGATCTGGGATGCCCGGCTGACGTCGATGCTGATCCAGCTGTTCCTGTATCTGGGCGTGATCGTGCTGCGTGGTTCCTTCGCCAGTCGTGACAGCGGCTCGCGTGCCGCCTCGATTCTGGCGCTGGTCGGCATGGTCAATATCCCGATCATCAAGTATTCGGTGGATTGGTGGAGCACACTGCATCAACCTGCCACCTTCACGCTGAGTGAAGCACCGCCGATGCCGGCCAGCATGTGGATTCCGCTGCTGCTGCTGGTCATCGGCTTCTACGCCCTGTTCGGTGCGCTGGTACTGATGCGCACGCGGGTCGAGGTGCTGAGGCGTGAGAGTCGCAAGCAATGGGTGCGTGACCTGCTGAGCCCGCACTCGGACTCACGCCCCGGCCAGAATTCGCCTGCAGGCCCCGTTTCCACAGAGGGTGATCACTGA
- the ccmE gene encoding cytochrome c maturation protein CcmE, whose amino-acid sequence MTPKRKQRLYLVTAIVLLAALAVGLTLYALRANINAFYTPTQIASGEAPQGRQIRAGGMVRDGSVRRDNETLDAIFTVTDFDHDVTVHYQGILPDLFREGQGVVVMGTFDGEHLEASEVLAKHDEKYMPPEVSEALKASGRDVSGNRTGDRIDTGMTEKTPQEAQ is encoded by the coding sequence ATGACCCCCAAACGCAAGCAGCGCCTGTATCTCGTCACGGCCATCGTGCTGCTGGCCGCCCTCGCGGTGGGCCTCACGCTCTATGCCCTGCGCGCCAACATCAATGCCTTCTACACCCCGACCCAGATCGCCAGTGGCGAGGCGCCCCAGGGGCGTCAGATTCGCGCAGGCGGCATGGTGCGCGATGGCAGTGTCAGGCGTGACAACGAGACGCTGGATGCCATCTTCACCGTCACCGATTTCGATCATGACGTGACGGTGCATTATCAGGGCATCCTGCCGGACCTGTTCCGTGAAGGGCAGGGCGTGGTGGTGATGGGCACCTTCGATGGTGAGCATCTCGAGGCCAGCGAAGTGCTCGCCAAGCATGACGAGAAGTACATGCCGCCGGAGGTATCCGAGGCTCTCAAGGCGTCCGGACGTGATGTCTCTGGCAACAGGACGGGTGACAGGATAGACACCGGGATGACAGAGAAAACACCTCAGGAGGCGCAGTGA
- a CDS encoding lipocalin-like domain-containing protein — protein MNLQDASRDVGALHDALIGSWELQRFWYAWPDGREWEPLGRCAGQLHYLPNGFMSVQLAAREREPLGVAPTDDQLMAAFRQGFAYCGRWCWDERRQEVRHQVDVASIADWSGVTLARRVQLTGESLLLGTDAPNLQLPAGGYTTWLAWQRLHDR, from the coding sequence ATGAATCTGCAAGATGCGAGCCGTGACGTCGGGGCTCTGCATGACGCATTGATCGGCTCCTGGGAGCTGCAACGCTTCTGGTATGCCTGGCCGGATGGGCGTGAATGGGAGCCATTGGGGAGGTGTGCGGGTCAGCTGCACTATCTCCCCAATGGCTTCATGAGCGTTCAGCTGGCGGCTCGTGAGCGTGAGCCTCTTGGGGTGGCGCCCACTGATGATCAATTGATGGCGGCCTTTCGACAGGGCTTTGCCTATTGTGGGCGCTGGTGCTGGGATGAGCGGCGTCAGGAGGTCCGTCATCAGGTAGACGTCGCGAGCATCGCGGACTGGAGTGGCGTGACGCTGGCGCGGCGAGTCCAGCTCACCGGAGAGTCACTGCTGCTGGGCACGGACGCGCCCAATCTTCAGCTGCCTGCAGGGGGCTATACCACCTGGCTTGCCTGGCAGCGCCTTCATGATAGATGA
- a CDS encoding MliC family protein has product MMALLSGCSMLSDESRDAPSAQVMPAPLKIPEVRPATKPVKPRAPSAESLGQAPAVTLPATFLPPRGASEYQVWRCTPAQDLLMAFSDGQAARGRPPVSVATDTPQEATAEGWLRLWSRQHAYALGHVVSASGARYRANDAPVSERQRQQAEGGARELEVWFKGREATLHNARGNLECVQDDQRTIQIPDDQPLLVAQGHEPEWRISLDRAHNRMTVTASPDLLGAVQGKARVSQDATGADDGSSGVAGNESGKQEQESSSLSQLTLPYRVNDDGKHGKVLSARLPRASVGRGWLKLSLTPGACFDTMQGTPYPLTSELTLTRKGGESRDLSGCGEAYLP; this is encoded by the coding sequence ATGATGGCGCTGCTGAGTGGCTGCTCCATGCTGTCGGATGAATCGCGTGATGCGCCGAGTGCGCAGGTGATGCCGGCACCGCTGAAGATCCCTGAAGTGCGTCCTGCCACGAAGCCAGTCAAGCCCAGGGCACCCAGTGCCGAGTCGCTGGGTCAGGCGCCGGCGGTGACATTGCCCGCGACCTTCCTGCCGCCCCGGGGGGCCAGCGAGTATCAGGTCTGGCGCTGTACGCCGGCGCAGGATCTGTTGATGGCCTTCAGTGATGGACAAGCCGCGAGGGGTAGGCCTCCCGTCTCTGTGGCGACGGACACCCCTCAGGAGGCGACTGCTGAAGGCTGGCTGCGGCTATGGTCGCGTCAGCATGCCTACGCCCTGGGGCATGTGGTGAGTGCTTCCGGCGCCCGTTATCGGGCCAATGACGCCCCGGTCTCCGAGCGGCAGCGTCAACAGGCCGAGGGGGGAGCCCGTGAACTGGAAGTCTGGTTCAAGGGGCGGGAAGCCACGCTGCACAATGCGCGCGGCAATCTTGAGTGCGTTCAGGATGATCAGCGCACCATCCAGATCCCCGATGACCAGCCGCTGCTGGTGGCACAGGGTCACGAGCCTGAGTGGCGTATCAGTCTGGATCGAGCGCATAACCGGATGACGGTGACGGCATCGCCCGACCTGTTGGGTGCCGTGCAAGGCAAGGCGCGGGTGTCGCAGGACGCTACAGGTGCCGATGACGGCAGCTCTGGCGTTGCCGGGAACGAGAGCGGCAAGCAGGAGCAGGAGTCATCGTCGCTCAGTCAGCTGACGTTACCCTATCGGGTCAATGACGACGGCAAGCATGGCAAGGTGCTGTCGGCGCGCTTGCCGCGCGCTTCAGTCGGCAGGGGGTGGCTGAAACTGAGCCTGACGCCGGGTGCCTGCTTCGACACCATGCAAGGTACCCCGTATCCGCTGACCTCCGAGCTGACTCTGACGCGAAAAGGAGGAGAATCTCGAGATCTGAGTGGCTGTGGTGAGGCATACCTCCCCTGA
- a CDS encoding HAMP domain-containing histidine kinase: MRRALSDSIFLRVYVVLLLALLLTLGVALGGYQLTNAVRLEAYQTRLGAAPMLLLTRQVAEAPPAERSSLLERSSRLLDARLMLAPVEVFDLNWWEKRRLAAGRPLVHEHQDAGWQLLMQVPGEEQVLELRLLHLAERQLRGLMSLLRETLLPMAPEQRVALLSELQDASGLAFAQLPDMPNGLDAQQVGRINDQRVVLNMASHGQALALYTRLEGHNLIKVGPLQVFETTPAALIVAMILAVISLLGGVIYLVVRSLEARLTRLEKAATRIAGGYLDTRVRIETNDFLGRLGMAFNGMAERVQGLLGAQQDMIRAVSHELRTPVARIRFALQMIEDMVDDDFVLRQIKGADGDIEELDKLIDEILTYARLNDAAGVQLDLGAVDCREVAEQVCETLAPLHPELLLSIEGGAFDVEAEARYLQRALQNLVSNACRHADSRVLVRISRDPQVVRIDVEDDGPGVGEEDRKKVFKPFARLDDSRTRSSGGYGLGLSIVQKIMHSHGGSVVVDRGIALKGARFSLLLPLSSSKLGREAPPSLPPVTPGEGDDGQRT; this comes from the coding sequence ATGCGGCGTGCGCTGTCTGACAGTATCTTCCTGCGCGTCTACGTGGTGCTGCTGCTGGCGTTGCTCCTGACGCTGGGCGTGGCGTTGGGCGGTTATCAGCTGACCAACGCTGTCCGACTCGAGGCCTACCAGACCCGCCTGGGGGCGGCGCCGATGCTGCTGCTGACCCGGCAGGTGGCCGAGGCGCCTCCTGCCGAAAGGTCGAGCCTGCTGGAGCGCTCCTCGCGCCTGCTGGATGCGCGGCTGATGCTGGCGCCTGTCGAGGTATTCGACCTCAACTGGTGGGAGAAGCGCCGTCTGGCGGCCGGCCGGCCTCTGGTGCATGAGCATCAGGATGCCGGCTGGCAGCTACTGATGCAGGTGCCGGGTGAGGAGCAGGTGCTAGAGCTCAGGCTGCTGCATCTGGCTGAGCGACAGTTGCGGGGATTGATGTCGTTGCTGCGGGAAACCTTGTTGCCCATGGCACCGGAGCAGCGTGTCGCTCTGTTGTCGGAGCTGCAGGATGCCTCCGGGCTGGCCTTCGCTCAATTGCCTGACATGCCCAACGGGCTGGATGCGCAACAGGTCGGGCGGATCAACGACCAGCGAGTGGTGCTCAACATGGCAAGCCATGGACAGGCGCTGGCGCTCTATACCCGCCTGGAGGGTCACAACCTGATCAAGGTCGGGCCGCTGCAGGTCTTCGAGACGACCCCGGCGGCATTGATCGTTGCCATGATTCTGGCCGTCATCAGCCTGTTGGGAGGTGTCATCTATCTGGTCGTGCGTTCGCTGGAGGCACGGTTGACTCGACTGGAGAAGGCGGCGACCCGGATTGCCGGCGGCTACCTCGATACGCGGGTCAGGATCGAGACCAATGACTTTCTTGGCCGTCTCGGCATGGCCTTCAATGGCATGGCCGAACGCGTGCAGGGATTGCTGGGAGCCCAGCAGGACATGATTCGCGCCGTCTCCCACGAGCTGCGTACCCCGGTGGCACGTATCCGCTTCGCGCTGCAGATGATCGAGGACATGGTGGATGATGATTTCGTGCTCCGGCAGATCAAGGGCGCCGATGGTGACATCGAGGAGCTCGACAAGCTGATCGACGAGATCCTGACCTATGCACGCCTCAATGACGCCGCCGGGGTTCAGCTGGATCTGGGGGCGGTGGACTGTCGGGAAGTGGCGGAGCAGGTCTGTGAAACCTTGGCGCCACTGCATCCTGAGCTGCTGCTGAGCATTGAAGGCGGTGCCTTTGATGTGGAGGCGGAGGCACGCTATCTGCAGCGTGCGCTGCAGAATCTGGTCTCGAATGCCTGTCGGCATGCAGATTCACGTGTGCTGGTGCGCATTTCCAGAGACCCGCAGGTGGTGCGCATCGATGTCGAGGATGATGGCCCCGGCGTGGGCGAGGAGGACCGCAAGAAGGTCTTCAAGCCATTCGCGCGACTGGATGATTCACGCACGCGATCTTCAGGTGGCTATGGTCTGGGGCTCTCCATCGTGCAGAAGATCATGCACTCTCATGGCGGAAGCGTGGTGGTCGATCGAGGCATCGCCCTGAAAGGGGCACGTTTCAGCCTGCTGCTGCCCTTGTCCAGCAGCAAGCTGGGACGTGAGGCGCCTCCTTCCTTGCCGCCCGTGACCCCCGGGGAGGGGGATGACGGGCAGCGCACCTGA
- a CDS encoding cold-shock protein, with product MATGTVKWFNDAKGFGFIAPADGGDDLFVHFSEVQAEGFKTLQDGQQVSFDVTQGQKGLQAANVKAID from the coding sequence ATGGCAACTGGTACAGTTAAGTGGTTCAACGACGCGAAAGGTTTTGGTTTCATTGCTCCGGCTGACGGCGGTGACGATCTGTTCGTTCACTTCTCCGAAGTCCAGGCAGAAGGCTTCAAGACCCTGCAGGACGGCCAGCAGGTCTCCTTCGACGTGACTCAGGGCCAGAAAGGCCTGCAGGCAGCCAACGTCAAGGCTATCGACTGA
- a CDS encoding winged helix-turn-helix domain-containing protein: MDTNAQEHVLIVEDDERLATLTREYLEANNFRVSVEHDGGRAVDLIISLRPDIVILDLMLPGEDGLSICRRVRPQFSGPILMLTARTDDMDQVLGLEMGADDYVPKPVQPRVLLARMRALLRRADGPEEAAGETRLVFNDLEIDNATREAWLARERIELTSAEFDLLWLLSSNAGRVLTREEIFSALRGIKYDGQDRSIDVRVSRIRPKIGDDPNHPERIKTVRSKGYLFVKDL; this comes from the coding sequence TTGGATACCAATGCGCAAGAACATGTACTGATTGTCGAGGATGACGAGCGTCTGGCGACATTGACGCGTGAGTATCTCGAAGCCAACAACTTCCGCGTCAGCGTCGAACACGATGGCGGCCGGGCAGTGGACCTGATCATCAGCCTGCGCCCCGACATCGTGATCCTCGATCTGATGCTGCCGGGCGAGGATGGCCTGTCCATCTGTCGTCGCGTGCGGCCCCAGTTCTCCGGCCCCATTCTGATGCTGACGGCACGTACTGATGACATGGATCAGGTGCTGGGCCTCGAGATGGGCGCCGATGACTACGTGCCCAAGCCTGTGCAGCCTCGCGTGTTGCTGGCGCGCATGCGTGCCTTGCTCAGGCGGGCCGACGGCCCGGAAGAGGCGGCAGGCGAGACGCGTCTCGTCTTCAATGACCTGGAGATCGACAACGCTACCCGTGAAGCCTGGCTGGCGCGTGAGCGTATCGAGCTGACCAGTGCCGAGTTCGATCTGCTGTGGCTGCTGTCTTCCAATGCCGGGCGCGTGCTGACTCGTGAAGAGATCTTCTCGGCGCTGCGTGGCATCAAGTATGACGGCCAGGATCGCTCCATTGACGTGCGCGTCTCGCGCATCCGGCCCAAGATCGGTGATGACCCCAATCACCCTGAGCGGATAAAGACGGTACGCAGCAAGGGTTACCTGTTCGTCAAGGACCTCTGA